One part of the Rutidosis leptorrhynchoides isolate AG116_Rl617_1_P2 chromosome 1, CSIRO_AGI_Rlap_v1, whole genome shotgun sequence genome encodes these proteins:
- the LOC139859815 gene encoding probable carotenoid cleavage dioxygenase 4, chloroplastic, with amino-acid sequence MTLSIRTPLVSHTYLSFHSQIKSKKHQPKTLIVSISRIKKELHERIITRKIRNQEEKVATFDLRKPLPKVPIIEKIFNSLETAIIKYLDTPLHLSVDPSHILSDNFAPVDELSPTECKVVHGSIPSCLNGVYIRNGPNPQFIPNGPHHFFDGDGMVHCIKISQGRATFCSRYVKTNKYLIEQQVKSCIVPKVIGGMRGLSSFVARATLFVARVAFGHYDICKGIGVANTSLALLGGQLCALCESDIPYAIEIKENGDVITLGHHDFDGKLSMNMTAHPKIDPETKEAFAFRYWATRPYVTYFRFDANGNKQPDVPIFSMNHPSLTHDLAITQKYAIICEIQIGTNPMNLVHGERLVGVDPKKVPRIGVLPRYAKDDSEMKWFEVPNFNIFHAVNAWEEIDEDGGEVVVMVAPNILFVEHFFERADLIHGSMEKVKINIETGVVSRHIISNQNLEFPVINPTYVAKKNKYIYAATSEPTQVKSRMLRVSGVVKLDMTSAENDKDRTECVVASRMYGNIRFGGEPFFVARNSKDPNAEEDDGYVVSYMHNERSGESSFMVMDAQSPTLEVVAEVKLPQRVPYGLHGIFIKEQDLNQCDC; translated from the exons aTGACATTGTCGATACGTACACCTTTGGTGTCTCATACATACCTCAGTTTCCATTCGCAAATCAAAAGCAAGAAACATCAACCAAAAACCTTAATTGTTTCCATTTCTAGAATAAAAAAGGAGCTACACGAAAGAATCATAACCCGAAAAATCCGAAATCAAGAAGAAAAAGTTGCTACCTTTGATTTACGAAAACCTTTGCCAAAGGTGCCAATTATCGAAAAAATATTTAACTCGCTCGAAACGGCGATTATCAAGTACCTTGATACTCCACTTCACTTGTCAGTCGACCCGAGCCACATCCTATCTGATAATTTCGCACCCGTTGATGAGTTGAGCCCAACCGAGTGCAAAGTCGTACATGGGTCCATCCCATCGTGCCTTAATGGTGTGTACATACGAAATGGGCCCAACCCACAGTTCATCCCGAACGGTCCACATCACTTCTTCGATGGCGACGGGATGGTGCATTGCATTAAGATCTCTCAAGGTCGAGCCACTTTCTGTAGCCGATATGTCAAAACAAATAAGTATCTAATTGAGCAACAAGTTAAGTCATGTATCGTTCCAAAAGTTATTGGAGGTATGCGAGGCCTTAGCTCGTTTGTTGCTCGTGCGACATTGTTTGTTGCACGAGTAGCTTTTGGACATTACGATATTTGTAAAGGCATTGGTGTAGCGAACACTAGTTTAGCCTTGTTAGGGGGGCAACTTTGCGCGTTATGTGAATCTGATATACCCTATGCAAtcgaaattaaagaaaatggtgacGTAATAACTTTAGGTCACCATGATTTCGATGGGAAGCTTTCTATGAACATGACGGCTCACCCAAAGATTGACCCCGAGACTAAAGAGGCTTTCGCGTTTCGTTATTGGGCAACACGTCCATATGTAACGTACTTTCGCTTTGATGCGAATGGAAATAAGCAACCCGATGTACCTATTTTTTCAATGAACCACCCTTCTTTAACACATGACTTGGCGATCACTCAAAAGTATGCAATCATTTGTGAGATTCAAATAGGAACAAATCCTATGAATTTGGTTCATGGAGAGCGATTAGTCGGTGTTGATCCTAAAAAAGTTCCAAGAATCGGTGTTCTTCCAAGATACGCGAAGGATGATTCTGAAATGAAGTGGTTTGAAGTACCTAATTTCAATATATTTCACGCGGTTAACGCATGGGAAGAGATAGACGAAGATGGTGGTGAAGTCGTCGTGATGGTGGCACCGAATATATTATTTGTAGAACATTTCTTTGAGCGAGCCGATTTGATCCATGGATCGATGGAGAAAGTGAAGATTAATATAGAAACAGGGGTGGTGTCGCGACACATTATCTCAAATCAAAATTTAGAGTTTCCTGTGATAAATCCAACCTACGTGGCGAAAAAGAACAA GTACATATACGCAGCAACTTCAGAGCCAACACAAGTAAAATCAAGGATGTTAAGGGTATCAGGGGTGGTAAAACTAGACATGACATCAGCAGAAAACGACAAGGATAGAACCGAGTGTGTAGTGGCTAGTCGGATGTATGGGAATATCCGTTTTGGTGGTGAGCCGTTTTTCGTTGCACGAAACTCAAAGGATCCAAACGCAGAAGAGGACGATGGATATGTGGTGTCTTATATGCATAACGAACGCTCGGGTGAGTCGAGTTTTATGGTGATGGACGCACAATCACCTACTCTAGAAGTTGTGGCAGAAGTGAAGTTACCGCAACGAGTGCCTTATGGTTTACATGGGATATTCATCAAAGAGCAGGACTTAAATCAATGTGACTGTTAa